The Sulfolobus sp. A20 genomic interval AGAGGGAGGTCTTTAGGAATTTATAGATTGTTGAGGGATTCAGGTTATGGATTTGCTGGGCTAATTTTCTTACTAATATATAAAGACTTATTAACAGCAGTAACGCTAGTAGTTCTCTTACAACTCGTATCCATATTTCCCCTAGTGTACGTTAGGAGGATTTAAGAAAATTTTCTAGTGTGTCTAGATATTACAGTGTGTTGACAACAATTTCGTCCAACTGTAAAATTTTTTATGCAAGAGTCTATTGCAGAAGAATATTTTCAGCCATCTTGCTATTGTGTTTCTCGTTGAGTTAGGTGAGTCCTAGGAAATCAAACCTATTCATCTTCTCGCCCAATAAATAAGTTGCCTCACCTTAAAAATACTTTTCATAATAAAGAAAATTCAATTTATATCAAAACAACCAAATTGTTGTTCACACCAAGAAAGCTAGGAATATTTTAGAGGACTCTGCAAAAGAGGGTTGTTGATATAGCTAAGTTGTTTAATGTCTCAGCTATTTTCTTAGAGGACTTAAACAACCTCATCAAGAGGTTAAAGGATCTACCAACTGAGTTTAGAGATAAATTCTATCTCATGCGGTACCGTAGACTACTTTACTGGACTAAATAGCAGGCGAAAAACATGGGCTAAAGATAGTGTACGTTGATCCGCACTAATGCCCAAAGTGCGGGAAAGAAATGAAGGAAGCAGGACATAGGTACTTCCACTGTTCATGCGGTTAGAGAATGATCGTGACATTATCACAGTTATGAAACTCTATGGCTCTTTTATCCTCTCTAATACCCCCGGATGAGAATCGATGAGTGGAGGAAGTTAGGAACAAGAATATTAGCTATATGATTTGTTTAAAGGTACTTATTTTAAATTCAATAAGAAGATTCGATAGAAATTTACAAAATCAGTTACCTAGAAGTTAGAGATAACGTAACCTTTGAGAACGTAAATAAAAAATTCCATCCTTAACCTTATCAAGGATCCGCTAAAACCTTCATCGAAGCTTGCTAAATAGCCAACTTGATGCGTAGTCATAATTATAGCACAGTCGGTGAAACTTAATTTATTGTTGAGGTTTTCATTTAACTTGATGAACGCGTTTATAATCTCTTCAATTGATAAGTCGTTCATGACACTTTCAAAAAGATACCTACCCCTCAATTGTAGAATCTTTTCCGATAGTAGCTTGACGTAGTTGAAGGGTTGCCTACTTATCGCCAAGGTTAATAACTCGTCCACAACGTAGTCTAAAAGTATGGGCTTTCCGTACTTACCCTCTTCAATCTCGTCCATTATCTTTAAAGCTATTCCATGCTTACTCTCATTCTTATTTAGCGTATAGAAATGAAGTATCTAATAATATCATTTCCATTCCGTTATTGCTTCAGCGAATGGGTTCTCTTTTCTAGGTAGACAAGGGGACTTAATACTAAACTTTTCCCTTTCAACTTCCATTACAGAATCAATAATATGCCCTATGGTTAACCCTATCGCACTGCCTAAAACTGTCTTAGCTATAGTATCAATTGTTTTGTCGTCGGAGATCTTGTAGTCAGCAGAGTGTGAGAGTAAGTTTGGAGTAACGGTACCTATAATTTTACCTAATGGTGATATACTAACTAGTTCAGATACCGAATACTCCTTAATGTCGAATTTTTCACATAGCTCCTGCAATACTTTGTCCAAGTCTTCATAGATTTTGGGTTCTTCTCCTTCAAGCCTCAGCGAGTAAGTCTTTCCTTGTATCTTGTACTTTACTACAAGATTAACCATATAGATAAATTAGACTAATCCCTCCTATTTATTTTTGCTTCTACAGAATTATTTCTGACTTCCTCCCCACTTTAAATGGCGAGACTTTCTCGATTTCTCTATCCCAGTTCCCCTTGAACTGGATCTATAGGACAGTCTTCGAACTGTTCATCACTCTACAAGCACCGTGTCTACGTATGTCCAGGATTTCTCATACTGTTTTCTATCCTGGTTAGGTGTGTGGACAACAATTTGATTGATGTAAATTGAATTTTATTTATTGTGGAAAAGTATTTTTAGGGTGAGGGTAAGTTATTTATTGTAGGAAGAAGATGAATGGGTTTGATTTCCTAACACTCACCTTACTTAACAAGAAACACAATGACGAGATGGTTAAAAAAATTCTTCAACACAATTTACTCGAAATCTATTGGCATAAGTTGGAATAAAATTTTATGGGGGTGGATGAAATTGTTGTCCACACACCATTTCACGAGATGAAAGGAAATAAATACTGGTTGTCAATCTCTACTATATGTACCCTGAGTTTTGCCTAGAGAGATGGCAATCATTAAGGGATTGGAGGGCTAAATACGTTTTATCAGAAAGTGGTGTTGAACCACTTTCCTCTAGAGAAGTAGAGCTTCCCCCTGAAGTGAAGTTCGAGTATGGGCATACTAAAGGATTGATAAAGTTAAGGGAATTAATTTCAAGCTTATATGAGGTAAAAGACGCAGAGAAGGTTATAATAACAAATGGAGGTGCTGAGGCGAACTACATCACTATCCTATCGTTAATAAAGCCTAATGATGAGGTAATTGTAGAAATGCCAAATTACATGCAAATACCGGGCTTATTAAAGGGTATTAACGCAAAAGTTAAGAACATTTGGCTTAAGGAAGAGAAAGGTTTTCACTTAGACTTGAACGAGTTAAATGAAATGGTAAGTAAGAATACTAAAGCAATTGTAATAACTAATCCAAATAACCCTACTGGAATGGCATTATCTAAAGACGAAATTAAGGGAATTGTTGAGATAGCTGAGGACAATCACGCTTATATAATTTCAGATGAAGTTTACAGAGGTTCAGAGATTGATGGTAACGTTTCTCCTAGTTTTGTTGATTTATACGAAAAGGCTATTAGCACTAACAGTATGTCTAAAGTTTACGGTTTACCCGGCATAAGGATAGGCTGGGTTGTTGCAAATGATAAGGAGATAATAGATAAAATGTGGAGTGTAAGAGATTACACGACAATATCACCCTCAGTTTACAGTCAAGAAATAGCTTATAACGCCTTAATGAGGAGAGAGGAACTGATGATGAGGGCTAGGAACATAGCTTTAACTAATTTCAAGTTATTTGAGGAAATGCTTAATGAAAAAATAAAATGGGTAAAACCTAACGCTACTGTACTTGCTTTCGTAAAGTCAATAGGTGTAGATAACACCTATGAGTTCAGTGAAAGCTTATTTAACAAATATAGCGTATTGATTAACCCCGGTGAGTGCTTTGAAATGCCAGGGTATGTTAGAATAGGGCTAGGTAGTAAGGATCAAAACTTCCTAAGAGAGGCATTAAGTCTGTTCATTAATCATTTAAATACTAAGCATTAGTTAATCCGTCAACTTCTACCCTTCCGAACCTATCCTAGCACTGATCTTTTTCCTTTCCCTAGCCTCCGGAACGTTCCAGAAGAATCTATAGTATAAGTATAGGTTAGTCATGTTCGTTACGAAAGCTAAAGCGAAAGGAAATATGACCGAAACGCTTAGTAGAAATCCTGACAAAAGCGTAGATAAGGCTGAAGGTAATAGTCTTGCAGTTTGATTGGTACCACTCGCAGTAGCCCTTCTCCTACCACTAACTAAGGTCATCATTAAGGCTTGTTGTGCTGGTAATGCGAACACTCTAAAAGAAGTAAATACGATGTAATCAATACTCGCTAGTAAGGGAAGCCTCAAGAAAGGAAAGGCTAAGGTCAAGATAGTCGACACTAGCCTAGTATAGATAATAAATCTGACGAAACCAAGTTTTTCATTCATTATTGGGGTTAACCATATTATTGAGGCTGAGACAATGCCTCCTATAAATACTATGTCACCTATCTGAGCCTGTGTTAATCCGTAAAACTGCTCAAAAATGATTGGTATGAAGGGTATTATTAGACCTTGTGATATACCATTAAACATTCCAGTATAAGTGAACTTTTTAATTATATCTAAGTCCTTCTTCTTAATGGTAGCTAAGTCCTCTTTCTTCTTGTTATCTACTATCGTTTCCTCGTTCAATTTTTTCGATTTCTCCTCTCTTATTGGTATGGCTACTAAGAATGAGGCTAAAGACAATACTAAACCTATCATAAATAGCTCAGTATAATCACTAATGTTAGCAAAAAGGGCACCAAATGCTCCACTATATGTTGATAATGTAGTGAAGATTGAATAAACTTTAGTCAGTTCATCTTTTTTACTTTTCTCAGCTAAAATAGCGGTCTGTATTGGGGCAACAATCGCACCCACACCTCCACCTACTAAACCTCCAGCTATTCCAAATCCTCCTAAGGCTGACGATAATGCTAATAATGCGAAGTTTCTAGTAGTCAAGAGTATTATTATGCTAATTGGCAAGAAGGCTAACGTCATGAGGAGGAACATCTTTTTACTGTACCTATCAGCGTATATTGAGAAAATGAGGGAAAGGAGCGGGGTTGCGAATGCGCCTATACCAAATAGTACGCCTATTTCAACGTCAGTCAATCCTATCTTCAAGAAATATAAGCCTATTACTACTGCTAGGAAGCCTGCTACCAAACTTCTAAGAATTCTTGAAACCATCAGTAAGTAAACGTCAAGTTTCTCCATAAATAATGACTCTCAATAGTTGGAATATAAATCTTCTGTTTACTAACTTAAATATAAACTGTAAAGGTTTAAATTTATCTTTCCTCGAATAGCCCTCCCTTTAGATACTTTAGCACAGTTATGTTAAATCCCTTAGCTAGAGCAATTGGATTACCCCACTTTACCGTGGTCAGTAGTTTCAGTGAGAGAATTAAGTTTATATAACTCCAGTATTGCGGGAGTAATGATCCGGCTCCTACTCTTTATTAGGTTAACCAGAAGGGAGTTTTATGAAAGAAAAATGTCTTAAAAACTTTTACCCCGCCCTAAAAGGCATGGTTTTTAAACCTTTTAATTGCGGAAATAGTGATGATCATTGGTATTTTATTGTCTAGAGAAACATATACTGGGAAAAAGGAGGATGTGATATATGAATAAGAGGATAAGTATTGATGGAGTATTAGTGGGAGGGTATACTGATGATAATGCGAAGTCTGGCTTAACAGTAGTAGTAATGGATAATAGGAACAACACTGTCGGCTTATCTCAAAGGGGTGGATCTCCAGCAACCTTGGGGACTGATCTGTTAAGACCATTACACAGAAGGGATCAATCAGTTGACGCTATAGTGCTTACGGGAAGGAGTGTGTTTGGTTTTAGGGCGGTTAATGGCGTATTATTGGGTTTATACGAGATGGGTAAGGGTTTTAAGATAGGGGATATGAGAGTACCTATTGTAGCAGCTGCAGCTATTTACGACTTCTACGATAATCATATACTACCCACAGAGGAGTGGGGACTTAAAGCTTTGAAAAATTTATCTCAACAAATAATGATTGGAAGATATTGGGCTGGAAGAGGTGCTACTGTTGGTAAACTCAATGGGATTAGAGATGCTAAGCCTTCTGGACAAGGATATTATGAGTTGGAGAAAGGTAAAGTAAAAGTGGGCGTTATCTCAGTGGTTAACAGCATAGGTAACGTCTATGATGAAGAAGGTAATTTGATAGCTGGAAACGAAAGTGATGAAATGAGGTTAAGTACTCCAGGGACGACTTTAGGAGTAGTATTAACCAATGCTAAGCTTTCTAACTCCGATGCTTGTAGAATAGCTAGTAGTGCTGAAAACGGTTTTTCAGCAATCATAAGACCTTATAACCTCTCCTTGGATGGGGACACCGTTTTCACGATATCTACTAACGAAGTTGACGTTAACGTAGATGATCTAATATTTTTAACTTACGAATCCAGTAAAAAGTCTGTGTTATCCATATTTAAGTAGGTGAAGTACATGGATTATAAGGATTTGTTTTCAGTTAAGGGAATGAACGCTGTAGTAATTGGAGCTGCTAGTGGAATAGGGAGGAGTATTTCCGAGATGTTTGTAAGTTTAGGAGGGAAAGTAATAGCAAGCGATGTAAACGAGGAAGAACTAAATAAGTTAATAAATGAGCTCTCCTCAAAAGGATATGAAATTAAAGGAATCAAAGCTGACATTACTAAGGTAGAAGATGTTAGAGACAAGTTATTGCCTTTTATCCTTTCGAATTTCAAGAAAATAGACGCTCTATTTATTACACCTGCTATAAATGTTAGAAAATCTATTGAAAACTACACTTATGAGGAGTTTGATAGGGTTATTAATGTAAATCTTAAGGGTCCCTTTATAGTGTTAAAGGAATTTCTGAAGTTTATGAAAGATGGTGGAAGTGTTGTATTATTCTCTTCAATAAGAAGTATAGTAGTTGAACCGGGACAATCCGCGTATTCTGCTTCAAAAGCTGGTATAGTACAATTAGCTAAAGTAGCAGCAGCTGAATATGGTAAATATAATATAAGGGTTAATTTAATTGCCCCCGGAGTTGTTGACACTCCTTTTACTAAGCAGATAAAGAGTAAGCCAGATTGGTATAAGGCTTATGCTGAGAAGACGATCTTTAAGAGGTGGGCTACTCCAGAGGAAATAGCTAGCGTCGCAATCTTTTTAGTAATGCCTGCCTCATCATACATTACTGGTACCGTCATTTTCGTAGATGGTGGATGGACTGCGATAGATGGGAGATATGAGCCGGAGGTGTAATGGTTGACTGAACTAGATGAGGAGTTAAAACAAGAGTCCTTAAACTTCTTAAAAGAACTAATAAGAATACCTACTGAAAATCCGCCCGGGCTTAACTACGACATTATAGTTAAAAAGATGAAGGAGAAGTTAGACGAGTTAGGCTATAATACTGAAGTCTTTTCCTTGAGTGATGATGATTTAAAGAGATTAGTTAAGTTTGGGAAGGGAGGAAGACATAACTTAGTTGGCTATTTAGGTAATGGAAATATTAGGATAGCCTTTAACGGGCATTACGATGTTGTTCCGGCTGGAGATGGTTGGAGCGTTAATCCCTATGAAGGAATTATTAAAGATGGCAAATTATATGGAAGAGGATCTGCAGATATGAAGTCTGGAATAGTATCCCAGATATATGCGGTTGAGTTGTTGAGAAGGAATAAAGTATTCCCTTCAAACCTTCAAATAGTTCAAACGTTAGTTCCAGATGAGGAGACTGTAGGTAATATTAACGCTGGTACTTATTACTTAGTTGAGAAAGGAATTTTAAAGAAAGGAAAAATAAATTACGTGATTTTCACTGAACCAACTGGTGCAGATAATGTATGTTATGGTCATAGGGGTGCGATATGGGCTATTGTAAGGGTTTACGGTAAGAAAAGTCATGGAGGATTGCCACAATTAGGTATTGACGCTGTGAGAGCATCAACTAAGATGATCCAAGAATTGTACAACTCTCTTCCAGACATAACGTCTAAGTACGAGATAATTCCAGAGGTCTCTAAGAAGCCATCTATTCTAGTGGGAACTGTGAAATGCGGGAATTGGGTTAATACAGTAGCTGACTATTGTGAGTTTTCCATAGTAAGAAGGTTAGTACCAGAGGAAAACCTAGATGAGGTAAGAGGTAAGATCTTAGACATACTAGAAGGAGTAAGTAAAGAGTTTAAGGCAAGGTATGAGTATGATGAGTTTTATGCAATAGATACTATAACGTCAGATGTTAATGACAAAATATATGAAATAATGAGGAGAAAAGTTAAGGAGATTAGAGGTGTAGAGCCTAGGCTTGTATTATCTCCCGGTACTTTTGACATGAGGTTTACTGTAAAAGAGGGAATACTCTCAATTAATTACGGTCCAGGGAGAATAGAGCTAGCCCATGCTACTGATGAATATGTTGAAATTAATGACTTTTACGATTCGATAAAAATATTAGCAATGACTTTAATGGAGTTAAGTAAACTAGATCACTAGGTTTGCCATTATGAAGATTATAATTATTTGAAATATAACTTGACTACCAGAGACATAAATGTTCCTCATTCCCAACTTGACTACCTTATTTAAATCTGGGTCTTCATTTCTTAATTCCAACACTATTCTAACCTCATTAGGTAATATGATTCCAAAACCTTGTATAATTAATATTAGAACGACTACGCCAGATAATAGGATATAGATGCTTTTTAAGTTGAATATTCCTAGCCATGAGGCTAAGAAATATCCGGCAGTAGTTGCCACTGACGCTAGGGATGGCATGAAGAAGAGCATTATTGGAACTAACCTCTTTATTATCTCAGCCCTACCCTTAGGGTCTAACGATCTCAAAACTCTACTCATTACCAAGCCCATGAATAAATCTATGCCCGTCCAAGTTCCTCCAGTTAGCACATGAACGTAATCTAGTATTAGTAAACTTCTTAACGCTAATGCTACCAATAACCCAGCTATCGGTACTAACAAGGTTAATATGGAATAAGGGGGTTACAAATTTGGTCGTATATGCCATAATTATATATCTTTACTTTTCTAACTAATATATTTTTTCTAAAGAATGACCTTTGAGTACATTTTGTGAGGGATTAAAAGTATCTTTTCTTAAATCGAGCATATGTGAATGCTGTTATATAAGCCCGGCTTCCTCCCCCGCCATAGAGGCTTTCATCACTTTGTAAAAATATTAATAATATTCAGCTTATGGTGAACTAGATTATTTAAATGATTACACATTTATACTTTCAAGACGGGAATATATCTGTGGACAACATTTTTGTTATTTTAATATGAGCATAATTCATTTAGGGAAGTTTATTAACAAAGAGAACGACAAGCCTCGCCCTTTAGGACTAGGAGGAGGTCAGAAAGAATAATTTTTCCGATTAGGTAGTATCTAATTAGGTAGTATCTAAACAGATTAATCTTAATTGCCTTAAAGTGAAATTTTTGATCACGCATAGTCCAGTTACTCCAAGATTTCCCTCCATTTAACGATTACCCTTTCCACAATATCCTCACTAGGTCTTACCTCTCTGGGAAAGTCTTTGTTAAAGGGTTTGGTAGCATATATAATAGCTCTGGATGAGACGTATTCCTTTACGTTCTGCTTCCTTTCAGCCATGGGGTCTAAAGGAGTACTAGGAACGTTCTTAACAATTTCTATTGAATTAATAGGATCTGTTCTAGTACAAATCGCCCATAATACTTGATTTATATCTGACGGATCTATATCTTCATCTACAACTATTACATATCTACCACCATAGGCTGTTAGAGGACTTGTTGCTAATATATGTCCTACCATGGTTTGTTGACCAGCAAAGGATTGCTTAATTGAAACTACTATTAAAGCCCTTGAAAACCCTATTTCGTGAGCCCATACACCCTTAATATCCCTTACCCCAATTCTCTCTAACATATCCCATATCATTGCTGACCTCAGAGGACACCTAAAATAAGAGTAGTCGTAGGGAGGAATACTTGGAGCAGTACCTAAAAGTATGGGATTACTTCTATAATAAACCCTTTTAACCTCTATTACAGGATTTTTCATCCTTCCTCCAGCGTAATATCCCATAAACTCCCCAAAAGGTCCCTCATCTGTTAACTCCCCACTTATATATCCCTCAATCACAATGTCACTCTCAGCTGGAATAGGTAGTCCAGTCTCCTCTCCTCTAAATACCTTAAATCTTTTACCTACTATAGCCCCTGCGTAATTGTACTCAGATATACCTGCTGGGACTTCCATTCCTGCGAAAATGAACAAGTCTAATGGTGGGGAGAATGAAATCGCTATTGGACATTTTTTACCGGCTTTAAGATATTTCTCCACATGTATCCTACCGTGATGAGAAGAATCAATGAATATTGATAACTTATTCCTATCAACTAACATGACTCTGTAAGCTCCTACATTTACCCAATCAGATTCTGGGTCTTTAGTTATTACAGCATCAGCTGTACCTATATATCTCCCTCCATCGAATTCATGCCATTTGGGGGCTGGAAACTTAAAAAGATTTACCTTATCATCACTATCAACGTTCTCAAGGAATACTGCATCATTAACTTCCTCTGGTTCATAGCTTCTGTATTCCTTAGATGCTATGTTTAATCTATCCCTTAACTTTTTCACTAAATCAATATCGTTAAGGGCATTTATATTGAGAGCTAGGTTTACTCTCTTATAATCTAATAATGCCCCAGTTAGTACTCTAAAACCTTTAGGGTAGTCCTTTATTTCGTCGAAGAGTAAAGTAAACTTATGTTTCTTGGCATTTAAGTCAGTTATAGCTCCTATCTCTAAGTTCCAGTCAGCTCCTTTAACTTCTTTTAATAGACCTAAATTTCTTACTTCTTCGATGAACTTTCGTATATACATTATTTTTATATTCTTTTGTAAGCTTTAATAAACATACGTGAACATATTAAAGTCGTTCTTGGCTACATTAACTACCATAACGAGAACGACAGTTATAATTACTGTCTCCCGTAAATTTTTTAAATTTTTTATCATTAATTGTTCCTCATGAGGTATAATTTTGAGGAAGAGGTTAAAAAAGCCCCTAAGAATTGGGGTAGATGGGGAAGAGATGATGAGATTGGTACTTTGAATTACATAACCAGTGAGTATCTTTTAGATTCTTTAAAGGTAATAAGGAAGGGAAAAGTATTCACTTTAGGTTTATGGATAAATAGGAGGGAAGGCGATCCTTTATGGATTGGAAGAAAACCCACTATTCACTTAATGGTTAGGGACGAAAGTTCTTATATGGTAGGTAAATCTAAGCCTAGACCGGGTGGAGGAAAGTCAGCTGACGATATCATCATTATGCACCTTCAAGCTAGTACCCAAGTGGATGCTTTGGGTCACTATTGGAAGGATAACACGCTCTATAACGGTTATGATTCTAAACTCACTATAGGAGGATTAGTTAAGGATGACGTGAGTAAGTTAGCTGAGAAAGGTATTGTAGGCAGAGGTGTCTTGTTGGACGTAGCTAGATATAAGGGAAAGAGTAGTTTAGATAAGGGAGAAATGATATCGTTTCAAGATTTATTAGAGACAGCTAAGTCGGAAGGGGTAAGGTTAAAGAAGCGTGACATCATACTCGTTAGGACCGGTTTTTTGAAGACTTTTTACGAGAAGGGAGCTGAAGAGTTTTATAAGGATTTTAATGAGCCTGGAATAACTTATGAGCCGGAGTTAGTTAATTGGTTCTACGAAAATGAGATAATTGCTTATGGCTCTGATACGATAGCCTCTGAGCAGACTTATTCTAGCACATTGGGAATAATGCTCCCCTTACATATTTTCTTCTTAAACTATTTGGGCATGCCTATAATGGAGATGTTATGGTTAGAGGAATTAGCTGAAGATTGCTCAAGGGATGGGCAATACGAGTTCTTCTTCGTAGCATCACCACTGAAAGTCATAGGAGGTACCGGTTCACCCATAAATCCCGTTGCAATTAAGTAATTTTAAGAACTTGCCTTCCACTAACTTTACCTTTTTCCAAGTTTTCTAAAGCTTCATTGGCTTCTTCTAGGCTTAAGGTTCTAGTTATAGCCGGCTTTATTTTACCATTCTCAGCTAATTTTAACACTTCTAGAAAGTCCTTCCTGTTACCAGTTAAGGTGCCGATAAATTGCCATCCCATGGAGTGAAGCTTTAAACCCGCATCATGAGGTAAACCTCCTCCAAAAGTTCCCACTTTGATGTATTTTCCCAACTTGGATAGGAAGGTGTAGTAATTATTAATAGTCGTCTCAGATCCTACAAAGTCTACAATCACATCAACACCCCTATTATCCGTTATTTTCATCAATTCTTCTTTATTTACCTTGCTCATTACGTAATCTGCCCCTAATTTAGAGGCTAATCTTAATCCATCATCACTTACGTCAACCCCTATAACTAAACTACCATAAACTGCCTTAGCTATTTGAATGGCTATACTACCCAATCCCCCTCCAGCTCCAATTATCATTACACTCTTCGCTGGATTTAGCTCTCCCAATCTTAAGGCTCTATAAGCTGTTACTCCCGAACAGGCTAAGGGTGAGGAGTCTAAAGTTGATAAATTCCTTAACTTATATAAATACTTGTAATCTGGAACTACTACATATTCCGCATATCCTCCGTTCATACTAATCCCTAACCACTTGGGATTATCACAGTATTGATCTTCTCCGATTTTGCAGTAATAACATGAACCATCACCTATCCAAGGATTAATCAAAACTTTATCACCTTTACTAAATCCACTTACTTCATCCCCAATCTCCTCAACAACTCCAGATATTTCATGACCTAATATTAACGGAAGTTTGGGTTTTTCCATACTAATTCTATTGTAAATTACTCCACTTTTTACCGAAAGATCAGTGTGGCAAACTCCAGTATATTCGACTTTAACTAATACTTGACTTCCTCTTATCCTCGGCGTTTCAATATCATTTAATCGTAAAGGTTTCCCAAACTCGTTTAATAACATTGCCTTCATTCCATACCACTAACCAAGTTTCTCTACTTCCTTAATTATATTTCCTCTCGTCTCTTGAGTCAATACTGATCCTATCAATATTATTAATCCCGCAAAGATGATTGAATAAAACATTACAATGGGGAATTTGGGGAATCCACCTACTGAGGCAAGTATCAGGCTAATAATCGTTGGAGAAGCTCCAGCTATTGCAAATCCAGTGTTCCATGTGAACGCTACTCCAGTACCTCTAACACTTGTAGGATAGATCTCATTCAAATAAGTCATCACTATCCCTCCTCCGAAGTCGCTTAATAAGCTTATTAAGAAGGCTGTTAAAATTATTGAGTTTAGTACATGAAGAGAACCTAAGTATAGGAACAGAGGTGAGACCACTGCTATGACTATAATACCTCCAATCAAACTCATTAATTTCCTTCCAA includes:
- a CDS encoding NAD(P)-dependent alcohol dehydrogenase translates to MKAMLLNEFGKPLRLNDIETPRIRGSQVLVKVEYTGVCHTDLSVKSGVIYNRISMEKPKLPLILGHEISGVVEEIGDEVSGFSKGDKVLINPWIGDGSCYYCKIGEDQYCDNPKWLGISMNGGYAEYVVVPDYKYLYKLRNLSTLDSSPLACSGVTAYRALRLGELNPAKSVMIIGAGGGLGSIAIQIAKAVYGSLVIGVDVSDDGLRLASKLGADYVMSKVNKEELMKITDNRGVDVIVDFVGSETTINNYYTFLSKLGKYIKVGTFGGGLPHDAGLKLHSMGWQFIGTLTGNRKDFLEVLKLAENGKIKPAITRTLSLEEANEALENLEKGKVSGRQVLKIT